Proteins encoded within one genomic window of Longimicrobiales bacterium:
- a CDS encoding outer membrane lipoprotein carrier protein LolA → MKRILLVAALVAAVVLIALVTRDRLPRVEEVADTVPGAVIAPGLPLGPDSIPADSLGQDSVQADSLPDDTLPPDSGPTDPSASRGTGAASSTPGGQAGNGAASPTSGEAVPSGPAARQSPGGSGQQLTADAILARAAAAYADVQSMQAEFAMTMTNPLLRRTTNSRGTLYQRRPDRIALRFSQPDGDRIVSDGEYFWVYYPSVDEKQVLRMPASQGASGGVDLQAQFIGDPTERFEATLHGTEDVGGRSAHVLTLVPRGRVGYTSLKVWLDTRDYLARRFEITEENGSVRRFDLSGLRPNVRLGDDVFRFTPPAGARIVDRR, encoded by the coding sequence ATGAAGCGAATTCTGCTCGTTGCCGCCCTGGTTGCAGCCGTCGTGCTCATCGCGCTGGTCACGCGGGATCGGCTGCCGCGCGTGGAGGAGGTGGCGGACACGGTGCCGGGCGCCGTGATCGCGCCTGGCCTGCCGCTCGGTCCGGACTCGATTCCGGCCGATTCGCTGGGGCAGGACTCCGTCCAGGCGGACTCGCTCCCGGACGACACGCTGCCCCCTGACAGCGGCCCCACGGATCCCTCTGCATCGCGGGGGACGGGTGCCGCTTCGTCCACCCCCGGCGGTCAGGCCGGCAACGGTGCCGCGAGCCCCACCAGCGGCGAGGCGGTACCGTCGGGCCCCGCTGCCCGGCAGAGCCCTGGCGGCTCGGGGCAGCAGCTCACCGCCGATGCGATCCTCGCCCGGGCCGCCGCTGCCTACGCGGACGTGCAGTCGATGCAGGCGGAGTTCGCGATGACCATGACCAACCCGCTGCTGCGCCGCACCACGAACAGCCGGGGGACGCTCTATCAGCGGCGGCCGGACCGGATCGCGCTGCGCTTCTCGCAGCCGGATGGTGACCGGATCGTGAGCGACGGCGAGTACTTCTGGGTCTACTATCCGAGCGTCGACGAGAAGCAGGTGCTCCGGATGCCGGCTTCGCAGGGCGCGAGCGGTGGCGTGGACCTGCAGGCGCAGTTCATCGGTGACCCGACGGAGCGATTCGAGGCGACGCTGCACGGCACCGAGGACGTGGGCGGCCGCTCCGCGCACGTGCTCACGCTGGTGCCGCGCGGGCGCGTCGGCTACACCTCGCTCAAGGTCTGGCTCGACACGCGCGACTACCTCGCGCGGCGCTTCGAGATCACCGAAGAGAACGGGTCGGTGCGGCGGTTCGATCTGAGCGGGCTGCGACCCAACGTGAGGCTGGGTGACGACGTCTTCCGCTTCACGCCGCCGGCCGGCGCGCGCATCGTCGACCGTCGCTGA
- a CDS encoding radical SAM protein has product MTTTSRRPPLPVLGQRAASAPAPAIARDPSAPRVRLVTLGCDKNTVDSERQLGRLMGAGARLVGEAESADVVVINTCGFIDAAREESVDAILDAVRLKEAGSIRAVVAMGCLVQRYKEELETELPEVDLFIRLTEAEQLVPQLRARGVLPPADAVSTMERPLRVLSTRTRHTSYLKISEGCDHGCAFCAIPLMRGKHRSTPIDALVREAQQLSAAGVVELNVISQDTTWYGRDLLRGNAPAEGDLFVGRVFPRMAGSAADGSNHGHGAAPGNGAATGHGAATGSQAATGIPAVSPGPRPGPTAPARRSISNPISNSRRGLLPDLLTALLEQTDVPWLRLFYMYPSGISRELVELMAREQRIVPYLDMPIQHGADAVLTRMRRPERQATIRERVSWLREAIPDLSLRTTLIIGFPGETEDDLEELLELLEEVRFDHLGAFPYSVEEGTPAATMPERVPDSAVRERLERLFELQRSITMERNERWIGREATVLVDSLVGRDSGMDAATETDAATDHAGDIHVNGRGAVGRTVGQALEIDGVVHIGDSGDAQPGEFVRVRIDDVLDDDLIGTRTDGGEGGA; this is encoded by the coding sequence ATGACGACGACGAGCCGTAGACCACCCCTCCCGGTGCTGGGACAGCGCGCAGCGAGCGCACCGGCTCCGGCGATCGCGCGTGATCCCTCTGCCCCGCGAGTACGCCTCGTCACCCTTGGCTGCGACAAGAACACCGTCGACTCGGAGCGGCAGCTCGGCCGGCTGATGGGCGCGGGCGCCCGCCTCGTGGGCGAGGCGGAAAGCGCCGACGTCGTCGTGATCAACACGTGCGGCTTCATCGACGCCGCCCGCGAAGAGTCCGTCGACGCCATCCTCGATGCCGTGCGGCTCAAGGAGGCGGGCAGCATCCGCGCTGTCGTCGCCATGGGCTGCCTGGTGCAGCGCTACAAGGAAGAGCTCGAGACGGAGCTGCCGGAGGTCGACCTCTTCATCCGGCTGACCGAGGCCGAGCAGCTCGTGCCGCAGCTCCGCGCACGGGGTGTGCTGCCGCCGGCGGACGCCGTTTCGACGATGGAGCGGCCACTGCGCGTGCTCTCCACGCGCACGCGCCACACGTCCTATCTCAAGATCAGCGAAGGCTGCGATCACGGCTGCGCGTTCTGCGCGATCCCGCTGATGCGCGGCAAGCACCGCTCGACGCCGATCGACGCGCTGGTGCGCGAGGCGCAGCAGCTTTCCGCTGCAGGCGTCGTCGAGCTGAACGTCATTTCGCAGGACACGACGTGGTACGGCCGCGACCTGCTGCGCGGCAACGCACCCGCAGAGGGTGACCTGTTCGTCGGCAGGGTGTTCCCGCGCATGGCCGGAAGCGCTGCGGACGGCAGCAACCACGGCCATGGTGCGGCACCCGGTAACGGCGCGGCAACCGGACACGGCGCGGCAACCGGTAGTCAGGCGGCAACCGGAATACCCGCCGTTTCCCCCGGGCCCCGGCCCGGGCCCACGGCCCCGGCCCGCCGTTCCATCTCGAATCCGATCTCGAATTCACGCCGCGGCCTCCTGCCCGATCTGCTCACAGCGCTGCTCGAGCAGACCGACGTTCCCTGGCTGCGCCTCTTCTACATGTACCCGTCCGGCATCTCGCGCGAGCTGGTCGAGCTGATGGCACGCGAGCAGCGCATCGTGCCGTACCTCGATATGCCGATCCAGCATGGTGCCGACGCGGTGCTGACGCGGATGCGGCGCCCCGAGCGGCAGGCCACGATTCGCGAGCGCGTCTCCTGGCTGCGCGAGGCGATTCCTGACCTGTCGCTGCGCACGACGCTGATCATCGGCTTCCCGGGCGAGACCGAAGACGACTTAGAGGAGCTGCTCGAGCTGCTCGAGGAGGTGCGCTTCGATCACCTCGGCGCATTCCCGTACTCGGTCGAGGAAGGAACCCCGGCGGCGACGATGCCGGAACGCGTGCCGGACAGCGCGGTGCGCGAGCGCCTCGAGCGACTCTTCGAGCTGCAGCGCTCGATCACCATGGAACGCAACGAACGGTGGATCGGCCGCGAGGCGACCGTGCTGGTCGATTCACTGGTTGGCCGTGACAGTGGGATGGACGCTGCAACGGAGACGGACGCCGCAACCGACCACGCAGGGGACATCCACGTGAACGGGCGCGGCGCTGTCGGCCGCACGGTCGGACAGGCGCTGGAGATCGATGGTGTCGTGCACATCGGTGACAGCGGCGATGCGCAGCCGGGCGAGTTCGTACGCGTGCGCATCGATGACGTACTGGACGACGACCTGATCGGCACGCGGACCGACGGAGGGGAGGGAGGAGCGTGA